A window of Scomber scombrus chromosome 23, fScoSco1.1, whole genome shotgun sequence contains these coding sequences:
- the si:dkey-219e21.4 gene encoding E3 ubiquitin-protein ligase TRIM62 has translation MAEKEAISVGNSQSTEARTVQSGLAAPSVGAQSVLQDGLTFTLDYNSDQVVQPFPRSPKLKKKIAKAAQPSQLSRLIEELQAERTKSEAHIQSLKKRKADLSRSTDVMKQKVRERFERIRLILKQDEQAVLDSLELDLRQTRTRLDQVLKGWTQHVDQVSKSISSTQTALSKSPGADSEGVSENLSHKKPDASEREIRLNEERFERLLKTLSSISKSLKAQLQRKTLLLDWLPMVIDRQTCHGQIVVTSEGRGMSFSGTVPSVPEHPLQFDKVCCALGSSPVTVGQSYWEVDVRCCSTWAVGVAYSNLVRKGRDKGAKLGRNRNSWCVELRNGHLSAWHNDRHVACQGVRQTLVERVGVRVNYEKGKLTFYDADSMFVLQTFSAAVTTVFDRAHHQFTAPLYPAIRFLRPPENQTWPNHLQLCHL, from the exons ATGGCAGAAAAGGAAGCAATATCTGTTGGTAATAGCCAGTCAACAGAGGCTCGGACAGTACAGAGTGGTCTTGCGGCGCCCTCTGTGGGAGCTCAGAGTGTACTGCAGGACGGACTGACCTTTACACTGGACTACAACAGTGACCAGGTTGTTCAGCCTTTCCCAAGATCACCAAAACTAAAGAAGAAGATAGCCAAAGCTGCACAACCCTCCCAG TTATCCAGACTTATAGAGGAACTGCAGGCAGAAAGAACCAAGAGTGAGGCTCACATCCAGTCTCTGAAGAAACGCAAGGCAGATCTGTCT AGGAGCACTGATGTGATGAAGCAGAAGGTTCGAGAGCGTTTCGAGCGCATACGGCTCATCCTGAAGCAGGACGAACAAGCGGTCTTGGACTCTTTGGAGCTAGACCTGAGGCAGACCAGGACCAGACTGGACCAGGTTCTCAAGGGCTGGACACAACACGTGGACCAGGTCTCCAAGAGCATCAGCAGCACCCAGACAGCACTAAGCAAGAGCCCCGGGGCAGACAGTGAG GGTGTGTCTGAAAATCTGAG TCATAAGAAGCCAGATGCCTCTGAGAGGGAAATCCGACTGAATGAAGAGAGATTTGAAAGGCTCCTAAAAACATTATCCTCCATCTCCAAAAGCCTGAAAGCCCAGCTGCAAAGGAAGACTCTACTGTTAG aTTGGTTGCCCATGGTGATTGACAGGCAAACGTGCCATGGACAGATAGTGGTGACCTCAGAGGGGCGTGGTATGTCCTTCTCAGGCACCGTCCCCTCTGTTCCTGAGCACCCCCTGCAGTTTGATAAGGTGTGCTGCGCTCTGGGCTCATCTCCTGTCACAGTCGGACAGAGCTACTGGGAGGTGGACGTGCGCTGCTGCTCCACCTGGGCTGTGGGTGTAGCCTACAGCAACCTGGTAAGAAAAGGCCGGGACAAGGGCGCCAAACTAGGTCGAAACAGGAACTCGTGGTGCGTGGAGCTCCGGAACGGGCATCTGTCTGCTTGGCACAACGACCGGCATGTGGCGTGTCAGGGTGTCAGGCAAACGCTGGTGGAAAGAGTAGGAGTGCGGGTAAATTACGAAAAGGGCAAGCTGACGTTTTACGACGCGGACAGCATGTTTGTCTTGCAGACGTTTTCTGCAGCCGTGACGACGGTGTTTGACCGGGCTCATCACCAGTTCACAGCACCTCTGTACCCCGCCATACGCTTCCTGAGACCACCAGAGAACCAGACCTGGCCAAACCACCTGCAGCTCTGTCACCTATGA
- the zcchc4 gene encoding rRNA N6-adenosine-methyltransferase ZCCHC4, with product MDTSATADESFGIEVIIPEGDKTAPCCPHGPTLLFEKVAKGDEKGRRFYACSACRDRKDCNFFQWEDDKVSEARLLAREAENKAKRPQFSQKEYIKRFKKFASLQLHEKKFCEDCQMLLLPGDLSTHSSHKSKAITAAQLTRPSVLLRPLLNKKSNAQYLFTDRSSHFLLDTLVGLGYRKVLCVGTPRLHELIKLRNLEQKHEPMKSLLLDIDFRYAQFYNKDEFCHYNMFNHHFFDGEASSAVLQAFLKESDGEKVVMVADPPFGGLVKPLASSFSLISQTWRKLQSSDNSDVDMPMIWIFPYFFEPRILECLTSFIMLDYQVDYDNHPLYKHGKTGRKQSPVRLFTNISPKDIVLPKEEGYRFCSICERYVWSLNKHCAKCNVCPSKDGRDWKHCSACGKCVKPSWRHCQSCGHCALPDHPCGLSQGKEGCFNCGSLKHKRKGCPLKDSHRISNHWTKAKSGSKNVSHRPLFKPKAKRMSGAARRAKKAAAQSK from the exons ATGGACACATCTGCAACTGCCGACGAGTCTTTTGGAATAGAAGTGATTATTCCAGAGGGAGATAAAACAGCTCCGTGCTGCCCGCATG GTCCAACGTTGTTATTTGAGAAAGTTGCCAAAGGAGATGAGAAAGGCCGGAGGTTTTATGCCTGCTCAgcctgcagagacagaaaagatTGCAACTTTTTCCAGTGGGAAGATGACAAG gtgtCAGAGGCCAGGTTGTTGGCCAGAGAGGCAGAGAACAAGGCAAAGAGGCCCCAGTTCAGCCAGAAGGAGTACATTAAAAG GTTCAAAAAGTTTGCGTCCCTCCAGCTGCACGAGAAGAAGTTCTGCGAGGATTGTCAGATGCTGCTCCTACCGGGAGATCTCAGCACCCACTCCTCCCACAAATCCAAAGCCATCACAGCGGCTCAGCTGACGAGGCCCAGCGTGCTGCTGCGTCCGCTGCTCAACAAGAAGAGCAACGCCCAGTACCTGTTTACCGACCGCAGCTCACACTTTCTGCTGGATACCCTGGTCGGTCTGGGATACAGGAAGGTGCTGTGTGTGGGAACACCCAG ACTTCACGAGCTGATCAAGCTGAGGAACCTGGAACAGAAACATGAACCAATGAAGAGTCTCCTGCTGGACATCGACTTCAG GTATGCTCAGTTCTACAACAAGGATGAGTTCTGTCACTACAATATGTTCAATCATCACTTCTTTGATGGAGAG GCCTCCAGTGCAGTCCTGCAGGCCTTTCTCAAAGAGTCTGATGGGGAGAAGGTGGTGATGGTGGCTGACCCTCCGTTCGGTGGCCTGGTGAAGCCTCTGGCGAGCAGTTTCTCTCTGATCTCACAGACGTGGAGGAAGCTGCAGAGCTCTG ACAACAGTGACGTGGACATGCCAATGATCTGGATCTTCCCATACTTCTTTGAGCCTCGTATCCTGGAGTGTCTCACTTCATTCATCATGCTGGACTACCAG GTTGACTATGACAACCATCCTCTGTATAAGCATGGGAAGACAGGCAGGAAGCAGTCTCCTGTCAGGCTGTTCACGAACATCTCTCCCAAAGACATCGTTCTTCCCAAAGAAGAGGGCTACAG ATTCTGCTCTATATGTGAGAGATACGTCTGGTCCCTCAACAAGCACTGCGCTAAATGTAACGTCTGCCCATCCAAG GATGGTCGTGACTGGAAGCACTGCTCAGCATGTGGGAAATGTGTGAAAccat CATGGAGACACTGTCAGTCTTGTGGCCACTGTGCCCTCCCAGACCACCCATGTGGCCTCAGCCAAGGAAAGGAGGGCTGCTTCAACTGTGGCAGCCTGAAGCACAAACGCAAAGGCTGCCCTCTCAAAGACTCGCACAGGATCAGCAA TCATTGGACCAAAGCCAAGAGCGGAAGCAAAAATGTATCCCATCGTCCTCTCTTCAAGCCCAAAGCTAAGAGGATGTCTGGAGCAGCTCGCAGAGCAAAGAAGGCAGCGGCTCAGTCGAAGTGA